Part of the Bacillus sp. N1-1 genome, TAGGCACTACTCGTTTTTTTTGGAGAGGTGCCTTGATTTATTAAACAATTGCTCCAATTTTATTGAATAATAATTCCCTTATTTGTTATCGAGTTTTTCCGCCAATCCGATTAGGAGCCCTTCGATTCCACGAATGTAGCAGAGCCGATACGAGTCCTCGTACTGAACCACTTCGCCAACGATCTGAGAACCATACTTAGTTAGCCTGCCAACCATTTCGTCTATGGCTTCCACAGCAAACATAACTCGCAAATAACCTAGGGCGTTTACAGGAGCAGTCCGGTGATCTGATATAGTAGGCGGGGTGAGAAATCGCGAAAGTTCAAGTCGGCTATTGCCATCTGGAGTAACCATCATTGCTATTTCTACGGATTGAGACCCTAATCCGGTTACACGACCAGCCCATTCGCCTTCGACAGTGGTTCGCCCTTCGAGATTTAAGCCAATCTCTTCGAAGAAAGAGATTG contains:
- a CDS encoding VOC family protein produces the protein MAENKLLRMDNVGIVVESLDDAISFFEEIGLNLEGRTTVEGEWAGRVTGLGSQSVEIAMMVTPDGNSRLELSRFLTPPTISDHRTAPVNALGYLRVMFAVEAIDEMVGRLTKYGSQIVGEVVQYEDSYRLCYIRGIEGLLIGLAEKLDNK